A genome region from Leptospira stimsonii includes the following:
- the rdgB gene encoding RdgB/HAM1 family non-canonical purine NTP pyrophosphatase — translation MKQLALATNNAHKVKEVGSILGELGVQILTPKDLNVSFEAEETGSTFAENALIKARKLFRLTKLPSIADDSGICVSALDGAPGVYSARFGGEGLDDKGRALLLLEKLKGNPNRNAHYTCVIAYVDGKIEKTFEGRCEGRISEQYDTIGPYGFGYDPVFIFPSFQKPFSQVPELEKNRVSHRKEALKGLLSFLKNDST, via the coding sequence GCGCACAAAGTAAAAGAGGTAGGTTCGATTCTCGGAGAACTCGGCGTTCAAATTCTTACTCCGAAGGATTTGAACGTTTCTTTCGAAGCGGAAGAAACCGGCTCCACCTTTGCTGAAAATGCACTCATCAAAGCCAGAAAACTTTTTCGTCTAACCAAACTTCCCTCGATTGCTGATGATTCCGGAATTTGTGTTTCAGCTCTCGACGGAGCTCCGGGAGTTTATTCCGCAAGATTCGGAGGAGAAGGACTGGATGACAAAGGAAGAGCGCTTCTTCTTTTGGAAAAGTTAAAGGGGAATCCGAATCGAAACGCTCATTATACTTGCGTAATCGCTTACGTGGATGGCAAAATCGAGAAAACGTTTGAAGGTAGATGCGAAGGAAGAATCTCCGAACAATATGATACCATTGGACCATATGGATTTGGCTACGATCCTGTTTTTATTTTTCCTTCATTCCAGAAACCATTTTCCCAAGTTCCTGAGCTGGAAAAAAACCGGGTTTCCCACCGGAAAGAAGCCTTAAAAGGACTTCTTTCCTTTTTAAAAAATGATTCGACTTAA